Genomic DNA from Leucobacter triazinivorans:
CGACTTCGTCCTCGGCGATGAACTCGGCGGCCCGCTCGAGCGCGCTGGTGAACTTCGCGAGTGCGTCCGGGTTGTTCTCGACGAACTCCCCCGTGGCCATGAGACTGACGAATGCCACCGGGTCCGAGATCCTCGTGAGCGGGTTCACGAGCTCACGAGCACCGCTCGCGAGGAGTTGACCGCGGAAGGGCTCGAGGGATTCGACGGCGTCTACGCGCCCGTTCGCGAGCTGATCCGCCATGTTCGGAAACGGGATCTCGGTGATCGTCACCGAATCGGCGCTGACCCCGCCGCCGATGAGCCAATTCACGACGGACGGGTGGAGATTGCCTCCGAGGGTGGCCGCCGCGATGGTCTTGCCTTCGAGGTCCTCGACCGATTCGATCGGGCTGTCGCCCGGCACGAGAACGCCGACCGTCGGATTGTCCGCACTCTCCTCGGCGACGCCGGTCGCGATCACCAGGTCGAGGCCCTGCTGCTGCTGCAGGATCACGTCTGCG
This window encodes:
- a CDS encoding ABC transporter substrate-binding protein, with the protein product MNHRFRYVFAAAGTAAALALTGCGGGGDGPEAGEQTSEVRVALIANANNLPLLVADANGYFVDEGLEVTLEPVQNLGALAGAMGKQYDLGSSTIADVILQQQQGLDLVIATGVAEESADNPTVGVLVPGDSPIESVEDLEGKTIAAATLGGNLHPSVVNWLIGGGVSADSVTITEIPFPNMADQLANGRVDAVESLEPFRGQLLASGARELVNPLTRISDPVAFVSLMATGEFVENNPDALAKFTSALERAAEFIAEDEVAARAVLSDSTQLPEEVVKSVTLPTYTTSIDPDEVALWAKVLEENGQLQGSASDVDPAKIYPAGKQG